From the Nodularia sp. NIES-3585 genome, one window contains:
- the rsfS gene encoding ribosome silencing factor, which yields MSDYFQGNFPLQSVSEIKSALRGLESQTKEVSDNLALTVAEAALDRKADDILVLKVTDVSYLADYFVIMTGYSRVQVRAIAESVEAKVQTDWQRRPLQTEGKADSSWVLLDYGEVIVHIMMPTEREFYNLEAFWVHAERISLKNSDEGGGKPQ from the coding sequence ATGTCTGATTATTTCCAAGGAAATTTCCCATTACAGTCTGTCTCAGAGATCAAGAGTGCGCTTAGAGGACTAGAGTCCCAGACCAAAGAGGTGAGTGATAATTTAGCTTTGACTGTCGCCGAAGCAGCTTTAGACCGCAAAGCGGATGATATCTTAGTACTTAAGGTAACAGATGTATCTTATCTGGCAGATTATTTTGTGATCATGACTGGCTACTCTAGGGTACAGGTCAGAGCGATCGCTGAATCAGTTGAAGCTAAGGTACAAACTGATTGGCAACGGCGACCCTTGCAAACAGAAGGCAAAGCCGATAGTAGTTGGGTGCTGCTAGATTATGGCGAAGTGATTGTTCACATCATGATGCCCACAGAGAGAGAATTTTATAATTTAGAAGCATTCTGGGTTCATGCAGAACGCATTTCTCTGAAAAATTCCGATGAGGGCGGGGGTAAGCCACAATGA
- a CDS encoding 7-carboxy-7-deazaguanine synthase QueE has product MTVKTTVQPTARLIEVFSAIQGEGLNVGTRQLFIRFAFCDLRCHFCDSAHTWNAPPTCRIERSPGLRDFEIHSNPVPLPILMQWVERQNLPCLHDSISLTGGEPLLHAAFLKVFLPQVRSLTNLPIYLESGGHRPQQLAMILPYLDSVGMDLKLPSVSGESLWQEHTEFLQLCFNSHLEVFVKVIISDHTDPAELERAAAMVADVSPDIPVFLQPVTPLPASEQLTKTPVLAPAPEKVLIWQALMKQFLPQVRVIPQTHKMLNQL; this is encoded by the coding sequence GTCTGATTGAGGTCTTTTCTGCTATTCAAGGGGAAGGACTGAATGTCGGGACACGTCAACTTTTTATTCGCTTTGCTTTTTGTGACTTACGTTGCCACTTTTGCGATAGCGCCCACACTTGGAATGCACCCCCTACTTGTCGGATCGAGCGATCGCCTGGATTGCGCGACTTTGAAATTCACTCAAATCCTGTCCCACTACCCATTTTAATGCAATGGGTTGAAAGGCAAAATTTACCTTGTCTACACGATAGCATTAGCTTAACTGGCGGCGAACCCCTTCTTCATGCAGCTTTCTTAAAAGTATTTTTGCCCCAAGTGCGATCGCTTACTAATTTACCTATATATCTGGAGTCTGGGGGTCATCGCCCTCAACAGTTGGCAATGATTTTACCCTACCTAGATTCTGTAGGCATGGATTTAAAACTGCCCAGTGTGAGTGGTGAAAGTCTCTGGCAAGAACACACGGAATTTTTACAATTATGCTTTAATTCACATTTAGAAGTTTTTGTCAAGGTAATTATTTCTGATCATACAGATCCAGCCGAGTTGGAACGTGCAGCAGCAATGGTGGCAGATGTCAGCCCAGATATCCCTGTATTTTTACAACCTGTGACACCTTTACCAGCCTCTGAACAACTTACTAAAACGCCTGTACTAGCACCTGCTCCCGAAAAAGTCTTAATATGGCAAGCTTTAATGAAGCAGTTTCTACCACAGGTTCGGGTTATCCCTCAAACTCATAAAATGTTAAATCAACTGTAA
- a CDS encoding glycosyltransferase family 4 protein, whose protein sequence is MRILIYSYNYYPEPIGIAPLMTELAEGLAKRGHQVRVITAMPNYPERQVYEGYRGKLYLNEYKNDVQIQRSYIWIRPQPNLLDRVLLDASFVVTSFLPALFGWRPDVILSTSPSLPVCVPAALLGWLRACPVVLNLQDILPEAAIHVGLLKNKLLIKIFTALEKFAYHTASKISVIADGFVENLVSKGVPPEKIEQIPNWVDVNFIRPFSPENNPFRATHNLNGKFVALYSGNIGLTQGLETVVKAASQLRHVQDIAFVIVGEAKGLQRLQKYCLNYGADNVLLLPFQPRKQLPQMLAAADVGLVVQKKNVVSFNMPSKIQSLLASGKALVASVPESGTAAKAVRQSGGGVIVPPEDSQALASAILDLYNHPEKVKDLGVHSRQYAIEQYAFEQALNHYEDLFDSVIANRQGIESPIVTKQEV, encoded by the coding sequence ATGCGTATTTTAATTTACTCTTACAACTACTATCCAGAACCAATTGGCATCGCCCCTTTGATGACAGAATTAGCAGAGGGACTAGCCAAGCGTGGACATCAAGTGCGCGTCATCACTGCTATGCCTAACTATCCTGAACGTCAAGTTTACGAGGGTTACCGGGGTAAGTTGTATTTGAATGAATACAAAAACGATGTTCAAATCCAACGCAGTTATATCTGGATTCGTCCACAACCCAATCTGTTAGATAGAGTCTTGTTAGATGCTAGTTTTGTGGTGACTAGCTTTTTACCAGCCCTGTTTGGCTGGCGACCAGATGTTATTCTCTCAACATCGCCATCATTACCTGTTTGTGTGCCAGCAGCCCTTTTAGGATGGTTACGCGCCTGCCCTGTAGTGTTGAATCTTCAAGATATTTTACCTGAGGCAGCGATTCATGTCGGACTGCTAAAAAATAAATTACTGATCAAGATATTTACTGCATTAGAAAAATTTGCTTATCACACAGCCTCCAAAATTAGCGTGATTGCCGATGGATTTGTCGAAAATTTGGTATCGAAGGGTGTACCACCTGAGAAAATAGAGCAGATTCCTAACTGGGTTGACGTGAATTTTATTCGTCCCTTTTCCCCAGAAAATAATCCTTTTCGTGCGACACATAACCTGAATGGCAAATTTGTAGCGCTATATTCTGGAAACATTGGATTAACACAAGGTTTAGAAACTGTTGTGAAAGCCGCTTCCCAGTTGCGCCACGTTCAAGATATTGCCTTTGTGATTGTGGGTGAGGCTAAAGGTTTGCAGCGATTACAAAAGTATTGTTTAAACTACGGCGCAGATAACGTTTTACTGTTGCCATTTCAACCCCGCAAACAATTGCCACAAATGTTAGCAGCTGCGGATGTTGGTTTGGTAGTGCAGAAGAAAAATGTGGTGTCTTTCAATATGCCATCGAAAATTCAATCGCTACTTGCCAGTGGTAAAGCATTAGTTGCATCTGTACCCGAAAGTGGCACAGCCGCAAAAGCTGTTAGACAAAGTGGTGGGGGAGTTATTGTGCCTCCAGAAGATTCTCAAGCTTTAGCAAGCGCCATTTTAGATTTATACAACCACCCCGAAAAGGTGAAAGATTTAGGTGTTCACAGTCGTCAATATGCTATAGAGCAATATGCCTTTGAGCAAGCCTTAAATCATTATGAAGATTTATTTGACTCAGTGATCGCAAATCGTCAAGGAATTGAGTCTCCAATAGTGACAAAGCAGGAAGTTTGA
- a CDS encoding CGLD27 family protein, with the protein MIRPSVSNCPVPTDQQPLNEYEELKTSWLFCDCILDWRDYITKMLWIWSLSWLVAGPIAAASFPPHKQLTHFILSGAAGASVGVILVLVRLFLGWLYVRDRLYNPTVFYEESGWYDGQTWTKPQEVIMRDRLIVSYEIKPILQRLKFTSAALAGMFLIGTIVWQLS; encoded by the coding sequence ATGATTAGGCCTTCGGTTTCTAATTGTCCAGTTCCGACAGACCAACAACCTCTGAATGAATACGAAGAGTTAAAAACTTCCTGGCTATTTTGTGATTGCATCTTAGATTGGCGCGACTACATCACGAAAATGCTTTGGATTTGGAGTTTATCGTGGTTGGTAGCCGGTCCCATAGCAGCAGCTAGTTTTCCCCCACACAAGCAACTCACCCATTTCATCCTCAGTGGTGCAGCCGGGGCGAGTGTCGGGGTAATTTTGGTACTAGTACGGTTGTTCTTGGGCTGGCTTTATGTACGCGATCGCCTCTACAATCCCACCGTATTTTATGAAGAGTCAGGTTGGTACGATGGCCAAACTTGGACGAAGCCGCAGGAAGTAATCATGCGCGATCGCCTAATTGTGTCATACGAAATCAAACCCATTCTCCAGAGGTTAAAATTTACCTCTGCTGCCTTGGCGGGAATGTTTCTTATTGGTACTATAGTTTGGCAATTGTCATAA
- a CDS encoding DUF3318 domain-containing protein, translating to MTSYATSFAKAEMSELRRLKGLLPPELQSWVTVEGTTEVNPPMIRCEEIGKDQVEIQIDLVKWDALAMDQRNLLFWHEVARIQNDTIPKDGWEMAALAIGLGGAVGELWVQDGLLLVLALALCGVSGWRLYQKNNGEKQIRELLVADEKAIALATRFGYSLPNAYKSLGSALKTMIDNTPSKRQRSRYEARLSALKRSANKAKTKSRTTDEPGL from the coding sequence ATGACATCCTACGCAACCTCCTTTGCCAAGGCGGAAATGAGTGAACTCCGGCGGTTAAAAGGCTTACTACCGCCAGAATTGCAGAGTTGGGTCACGGTTGAAGGTACGACCGAGGTTAATCCCCCGATGATCCGCTGCGAAGAAATTGGTAAAGACCAAGTAGAAATTCAAATTGACTTGGTGAAATGGGATGCTCTCGCAATGGATCAGCGTAATTTGCTATTTTGGCATGAAGTTGCTCGCATTCAAAATGATACTATTCCCAAAGATGGCTGGGAAATGGCCGCATTAGCTATTGGGTTAGGTGGTGCTGTCGGCGAATTGTGGGTACAAGATGGATTATTGCTGGTCTTAGCTTTGGCACTATGTGGTGTCTCCGGCTGGCGATTGTATCAAAAAAATAATGGGGAAAAACAAATCAGAGAATTGCTGGTTGCTGACGAGAAAGCGATCGCGCTAGCAACTCGCTTTGGTTATAGTCTCCCTAACGCCTACAAGAGTCTGGGTAGTGCCTTAAAAACTATGATTGATAATACACCTAGCAAGCGCCAACGGTCTCGCTATGAGGCACGACTTTCGGCACTCAAACGCAGTGCTAACAAAGCCAAAACTAAATCTAGGACTACAGATGAACCTGGACTGTAG